Genomic segment of Primulina tabacum isolate GXHZ01 chromosome 11, ASM2559414v2, whole genome shotgun sequence:
TATGGAGATTTGGGCCTACATTTGATGAAGCCCATTATATAGCCCAATTTAAAAATTGGACTTGACCATCTAAATAAGAGCATTGTCCTACGTGGGCCTTAGATCGACCAAGATGACCCAAATACCGACTAACAAAAGCAGTAGTGTTAAATCTAAGAGTAggtcttgtgagatggtctcacgaatttttatctgtgagatgtgtTAACCCTACcgttattcacaataaaaagtaatactttttcatggattacccaaataagagattcatctcacaaaatacgactcgtgagaccgtctcacacaagtttttacctaaaTCTAATTAAGTTGAACTACATGAGCATCACATATTTAATGTCACGAATATGTGTGGTAATATTGGTCGTGTAAGTGGacttattttgtattttgatctAAGTAGTCCAAATTTGATTTTAATAGTTGTTTCgatgttttataaattttattttatcagtATTTGACTGATATTAGACAATGTTGATGTAATACGAGATAATTGACGTATTGTATTAAATTTGTGTAAAGTttatatgaattaaaaaatGTGGATCCATGTGTTTTTACAAGTGAATTTATCCATGTGTTTTTACAAGTGAATTTATTTTGATGGATCTAAAAATGAATATGATCAATGACATGTTTAATTTGATatattatttggatcatccatgaaaaaatattactttttatgctaagagtattattttttattgtgaatatcgatagagtacccgtctcacaaataaaaattcgtgaaaccgtctcacaagagacctacttacAGTATAATATAAAgttaattcaaattttgaatcaGAGAATCCATGGAAGGATAAGAGGAGAATGAATAGGTGATAATTGACTAGTCATTGTTCGAATAAAAAGTGATTTAACTCGACATACACTCCTCCAACCTTCCAATATTTGTTGCCAAAAATAGGCACCAAAAGCTCAAACGAAGCCTCCCTCTACCCCACAATCATCCGACAACATTGGACATCACAAAATGAGTTCGAAGTGAACATtaatttcttcaaaaaaaaaaaaaatagaaaaataataacaaaaaaaaggTTCAGAATCAACACAATGCCTATATCTTTCTCCCACATTCTTCCATAGTCATCCCTCAGAAAATTTCATCCTCCCAGGAGGGCAGCTGCAGATATGGAAAACACATATCCACGGCGGTGTATCGCCTATCTCCGCCACCAGCCACTGTCTTCCGCCGTGGCAATCCTCCTGGTTCTTTCAACCTTCGTGTCAAACGGTGTCGTCTCAACTCACGCCGCAAGAATCAACGCCCCTGCAAAATCAGACTCGTTCACCCCACCGGACAATTACCTCCTCGACTGCGGCAGCTCCGCCGCCACAACCCTTCCCGGGAAACGTGTTTTCCTCGGCGATCAAGAAACCAGCAACTACTTATCCTACAATGGCCTCGATGTCCAAGTTTCCGCGCCCGCCACAGCTTTCCCGGCAGCCCCATCACCGATTTACCTCTCCGCCAAAGTTTTTGAGACCGAAGCTACCTACACTTTCCATGCCTCACGGCCCGGCTGGCATTGGGTCCGGCTCCACTTCGCCCCCGTCCCGAACAACGAAAAGGACCTGCAAAACGCAAAATTCCAAGTAAAAACCAGCAACAACCTCGTACTCATTCACGAATTCAAGCTCCCCGAAAATCAAACGTGGGAATTCAGAGAATTCCTCGTCAATGTAACCACGGAAAGGTTCTCTCTAACCTTCGAGCCATCTCAAGGCGGCTTGGCTTACATCAACGCTATAGAGTTCGTTTCAGCGCCGGATATTTTGCTCGGCGATCTCGCCACCGCCGTATCTCCAAAAGGCGATTACTCGGGGCTTATGAAAAACGCATATCAAACGGTGTATCGACTCAATGTCGGCGGCCCCGTGATCACGGCTCAAAACGACACGTTAGGAAGAACGTGGGACTCGGATGAGCCGTACCTGGAGCCGAAAGTCGTGGGGAGCGACGTATCTGTGGACCCGAGCGTGATAACGTATCCTGATGGTGAGTCACCGCTAATTGCGCCGCCGGTGGTTTACGCCACCGCGACCCAAATGGCCGACGCCAATGTTCAGGTGAGTGACGCTGATTTTCTTGCGATAacaaatttttctctttaaatagtTAGAAAAATATTTCAATCCACGTTTCAagaaataacataattttgtaAAATTCAATATATTCGATTATCAAATGTCGTAAAATAACTTATGGAAGGTGTAGAAAAGTTGAATCAGATGTGTGTTTGACGATGATGTTGAGAAATTTATAATggtaaaaattcatttttgagaAAATTCTTCATTTGGCAATGAAgaataaattttagaaaacaGTACAAAAAATTGCATTAGTTTTCTTGCATCTGACAAAAATTTCATATCCAGGTTCCTAATTTCAACATCACATGGAAAATGAGCATTGATACTTCGTTCCAATATCTCGTTCGATTACACTTTGCAGACATAGTGAGCAAATCTCCAAATGACCTATACTTTAATGTGTATATCAACGGTAAGCCGAGTATAACGGGGCTCGATTTATCCACCGAAGCAGGCGGATTAACAGCAGCCTATTATGCCGATTTTGTCCTGAACTCATCCATGGTCACGGGTTTCGACCCATTGACAGTTCAAGTAGGCCCGATGGGGGAAAACGCCGGTACCAAAAACGCCCTTCTCAATGGTCTAGAGATCTTGAAGATGAACAATTCTGTTGGAAGTCTTGATGGAGAATTTGGTGTCAATGGGGAGAAGGCAGATGGTAATAGCCAAGTTAAAGGGACAGTGGCAGCCGTTGGATTTGCCATGATGTTTGGTGCGTTCGTTGGATTGGGTGCAATGGCTGTGAAATGGCAAAAAAGACCTCAAGATTGGCAGAAAAGGAACAGTTTCTCCTCTTGGTTGCTACCAGTTCATGCAGGGGATACAAGCTTTATGTCGAGCAGCAAGACTTCTTTGGGGTCTCGAAAAAGCCAGTTTTTTTCGTCTACTACTGGTTTAGGCAGGTACTTCTCATTCTATGAGTTGCAAGAAGCCACCAAGAATTGGGATCCCAGCGCAATTATAGGCGTTGGAGGATTCGGGAACGTTTATCTTGGAGTGATCGACGATCGCACGAAAGTAGCGGTGAAACGAGGCAACCCACAATCGGAGCAAGGGCTCAACGAGTTCCAGACTGAGATTCAGATGCTTTCGAAACTAAGGCATCGTCATCTGGTCTCGTTGATTGGTTATTGCGACGAAAACTCGGAGATGATTCTCGTGTACGAGTTCATGTCGAATGGACCATTCAGAGACCACCTGTACGGTAAGAACTTGCCCCCTATATCGTGGAAACAGAGGCTCGAAATCTGTATTGGGGCAGCTAGGGGGCTACATTACCTTCACACTGGTGCCGCACAAGGGATCATTCACCGCGATGTGAAAACAACCAATATTTTGTTAGACGACAACTTCATCGCCAAGATGGCTGATTTTGGGCTGTCCAAGGACGTGAACACTGAGCAAACACACGTCAGCACGGCGGTGAAGGGTAGCTTCGGGTATTTGGACCCTGAGTACTTCCGGAAGCAGCAACTTACGGATAAATCAGATGTGTACTCATTCGGTGTCGTCCTCTTGGAAGCTTTATGCACACGTCCCGCCATCGACCCTGCCTTACCCAGAGAGCAAGTGAACTTGGCAGAATGGGCGATGCAGTGGAAGAGAAAAGGGCTATTAGAGAAGATCATCGATCCAACATTGGTTGGTCATATCAACCCCGAGTCAATGAATAAACTTGCTGAGGCAGCGGAGAAATGTTTAGCCGAATACGGGGTGGACAGGCCTACTATGGGGGATGTGCTGTGGAACCTGGAGTACGCTTTGCAGCTGCAAGAAAACTGGTCACAGGGTAACAATGGCGAAGAAAATAGGGTGTTTTCGAGCCCGCCTTCTCCTCCTGTCGTCATGCCTACTCCTCCAGCTGTTCCTGCCTCGGATAATAGGCCAATTTCTACACCGCAGGATGGAAAAAGCTCTGCTGAAGTTCAAGTCATCGAGGAACATTCCGGAACTGCAATGTTTGCCCAATTTGCTGCACTCAATGGCCGTTAAATCACCTGTCCAACCGATGGattgcaaaaaaataaaataaaataaaatggttTGATGCAAAAATTGTTTAGAACCAATAATCTTGCATCATCCATTTGTGTTCCATAAGCACACATCTTTGTTTTGGTGTATGTATCACCACTTTATGTAATATTTACCAGAAATTATAGTATAATTGTTTGAATGTCTACGTAAAAGAATAAAAGATCAAACGATTGTAAACACGGATTTCATTTGTCATAATTGTTGATTTTCATTAATTGGTTTACTAAAAAAATCTTGGTAATTA
This window contains:
- the LOC142518071 gene encoding putative receptor-like protein kinase At2g21480, which gives rise to MENTYPRRCIAYLRHQPLSSAVAILLVLSTFVSNGVVSTHAARINAPAKSDSFTPPDNYLLDCGSSAATTLPGKRVFLGDQETSNYLSYNGLDVQVSAPATAFPAAPSPIYLSAKVFETEATYTFHASRPGWHWVRLHFAPVPNNEKDLQNAKFQVKTSNNLVLIHEFKLPENQTWEFREFLVNVTTERFSLTFEPSQGGLAYINAIEFVSAPDILLGDLATAVSPKGDYSGLMKNAYQTVYRLNVGGPVITAQNDTLGRTWDSDEPYLEPKVVGSDVSVDPSVITYPDGESPLIAPPVVYATATQMADANVQVPNFNITWKMSIDTSFQYLVRLHFADIVSKSPNDLYFNVYINGKPSITGLDLSTEAGGLTAAYYADFVLNSSMVTGFDPLTVQVGPMGENAGTKNALLNGLEILKMNNSVGSLDGEFGVNGEKADGNSQVKGTVAAVGFAMMFGAFVGLGAMAVKWQKRPQDWQKRNSFSSWLLPVHAGDTSFMSSSKTSLGSRKSQFFSSTTGLGRYFSFYELQEATKNWDPSAIIGVGGFGNVYLGVIDDRTKVAVKRGNPQSEQGLNEFQTEIQMLSKLRHRHLVSLIGYCDENSEMILVYEFMSNGPFRDHLYGKNLPPISWKQRLEICIGAARGLHYLHTGAAQGIIHRDVKTTNILLDDNFIAKMADFGLSKDVNTEQTHVSTAVKGSFGYLDPEYFRKQQLTDKSDVYSFGVVLLEALCTRPAIDPALPREQVNLAEWAMQWKRKGLLEKIIDPTLVGHINPESMNKLAEAAEKCLAEYGVDRPTMGDVLWNLEYALQLQENWSQGNNGEENRVFSSPPSPPVVMPTPPAVPASDNRPISTPQDGKSSAEVQVIEEHSGTAMFAQFAALNGR